The Clostridioides sp. ES-S-0010-02 genome window below encodes:
- a CDS encoding chorismate mutase, which produces MENIEKIREKIDLYDDELIDLLEKRMECIKGIIDIKKEKGLPILQPDYENKKEVALIEKLKGHKFEDEIIDIFRYVVKNSKKIQAKNLFSYNIMLVGFMGVGKSTVSSYLSHLLEMEQVETDAYIVEHQGMSISEIFEKRGEEYFRNLESQALINLQQREGLVVSCGGGIVLRDKNVEYMKKSGRVVLLTASPETILQRVKHSDERPILNNNMNVEFISDLMKRREEKYMASADIIVNTDNKTIKEICEELVVKLTELDK; this is translated from the coding sequence ATGGAAAATATAGAAAAAATAAGAGAAAAAATAGACTTATATGATGATGAGCTGATTGATTTACTTGAGAAAAGAATGGAATGTATAAAAGGTATTATTGATATTAAAAAGGAAAAAGGTCTTCCCATTTTACAGCCAGACTATGAAAATAAAAAAGAAGTAGCATTAATTGAGAAGCTAAAAGGTCATAAGTTTGAAGATGAAATTATAGATATTTTCAGATATGTAGTAAAAAATAGTAAGAAAATACAGGCTAAAAATTTATTCTCTTACAATATAATGCTTGTTGGATTTATGGGGGTCGGAAAAAGCACTGTATCATCATACTTGAGTCATTTATTAGAAATGGAGCAAGTAGAAACAGATGCATATATAGTTGAGCATCAAGGGATGAGTATTTCTGAAATATTTGAAAAACGAGGAGAAGAATATTTTAGAAATCTTGAAAGCCAAGCATTAATAAATTTACAACAAAGAGAAGGACTAGTTGTTTCCTGTGGGGGAGGAATCGTACTTAGAGATAAAAATGTAGAATATATGAAAAAAAGTGGAAGAGTTGTTTTATTAACAGCAAGTCCAGAAACTATTCTTCAACGTGTTAAACATAGTGATGAAAGACCAATACTTAATAATAATATGAATGTTGAATTTATATCTGATTTGATGAAAAGACGAGAAGAGAAATATATGGCATCAGCAGATATTATTGTAAATACAGATAATAAAACAATAAAAGAAATTTGTGAAGAGCTGGTCGTAAAGTTAACGGAACTTGATAAATAA
- a CDS encoding MFS transporter — MNNKKYYPTAIALYFSYFLLGIGISILGQYKPEFASMWGAKTLSDGTLDVSIVLAVIAALGLGRLISYPFAGPISDKYGRKVSGLIGNFLHAIFFIGIVFSPNFYIAYIFAVIGGAANSFLDTCVTPSCMEIFASLGTIANMFTKFTIALAQFLLPFIIGFVAANSISFKVIFIVTAVLIIVDAILIAILPFPPANNVIDNNGKTVKSEKMKFTPTSIALVCIGFTCTSTFVLWLNCNQELGKLYGMADPTKIQSFYSMGVICAVLITSVLIKKYVKPIRILVIYPVIASIMLLIVYFVQSPTICMVGGFVIGYSAAGGVLQLTTSTANEMFPTNKGKITSIVMIASSIANYVILNIAGFITKSGGVNGPKYVVLFNVAITFVGILLALFVNMRYEKEKVHDCNM; from the coding sequence ATGAATAATAAAAAATACTATCCTACTGCCATAGCGTTGTATTTTTCATATTTTTTACTTGGTATTGGAATTTCAATTTTAGGACAATATAAACCAGAATTTGCATCTATGTGGGGAGCTAAGACACTATCAGATGGAACTCTTGATGTGAGTATTGTTTTAGCAGTTATTGCTGCATTAGGGTTAGGTAGACTTATATCATATCCATTTGCAGGCCCTATTTCAGATAAATATGGAAGAAAGGTAAGTGGACTTATAGGTAATTTTCTACATGCAATTTTCTTTATTGGAATTGTATTTTCACCAAATTTTTACATAGCGTATATATTTGCAGTAATTGGAGGTGCAGCAAACTCATTTTTAGATACTTGTGTAACACCTTCTTGTATGGAGATATTTGCTAGTCTAGGAACAATAGCAAATATGTTTACTAAATTCACAATAGCTTTAGCGCAATTTTTACTTCCTTTTATAATTGGATTTGTTGCAGCAAATTCAATATCATTTAAAGTTATTTTTATAGTAACAGCTGTTCTTATTATTGTAGATGCAATTTTAATAGCTATATTGCCATTTCCTCCAGCTAACAATGTTATTGATAATAATGGAAAGACTGTTAAGTCAGAGAAAATGAAGTTTACACCAACAAGTATAGCTCTTGTTTGTATTGGATTTACATGTACATCTACATTTGTACTATGGCTAAATTGTAATCAAGAATTAGGTAAATTATATGGTATGGCTGACCCTACAAAAATTCAATCTTTTTATTCAATGGGAGTAATCTGTGCAGTATTAATAACTTCTGTGCTTATAAAAAAATATGTTAAGCCAATAAGAATACTTGTTATCTATCCTGTAATAGCTTCAATTATGTTATTAATTGTGTATTTTGTTCAGTCTCCAACTATTTGTATGGTAGGAGGATTTGTAATAGGTTATTCAGCAGCAGGTGGTGTGCTTCAATTGACTACATCGACAGCAAATGAAATGTTTCCAACTAATAAAGGAAAAATAACATCTATAGTTATGATTGCATCTAGTATAGCTAACTATGTTATTTTAAATATAGCTGGATTTATTACAAAATCTGGTGGAGTAAATGGGCCAAAATATGTTGTACTATTCAATGTAGCTATAACATTTGTTGGAATTTTACTTGCATTGTTTGTAAACATGAGATATGAAAAAGAAAAAGTACATGATTGTAATATGTAA
- a CDS encoding DUF3800 domain-containing protein, translated as MFIDESGRADINHEDPFTLTGVIFEYKYAVSQGDYVCCLRKEMDAFKDYCFGTSNIGIHLTDISRKSRAFERFDDSQIKLFYDELPLFLSKLECTIISVTVDKARLKKYYAPSKEPYVVAFIHVLQNFYSFVNNENVESARIVIESRDDVSNLKVQKAFFDVFNNGTIYLDIDEELRDKVKGFIIAKKEDVDYKEGLEIADILCNPLSRARRGLIEANPKCVQYGEKNKIFKSVRSKIYTPTSLNDIRNWGFKEVPIVEPVGPWLEKMR; from the coding sequence ATGTTTATTGATGAAAGTGGGAGAGCTGATATAAATCATGAGGACCCATTTACATTAACAGGAGTAATTTTTGAATATAAATACGCAGTGAGTCAAGGTGATTATGTCTGTTGTTTAAGGAAAGAGATGGATGCATTTAAAGATTATTGCTTTGGAACTAGTAATATAGGAATACACTTGACTGATATATCCAGAAAGTCAAGAGCATTTGAAAGGTTTGATGATTCACAAATTAAGTTATTTTATGATGAATTACCTTTATTTCTATCTAAACTAGAGTGCACCATAATATCAGTAACAGTAGATAAGGCTAGATTAAAAAAATACTATGCACCTTCAAAGGAACCTTATGTTGTAGCTTTTATACATGTGCTTCAAAATTTCTATTCATTTGTAAATAATGAAAATGTAGAGTCTGCAAGAATCGTTATTGAATCAAGAGATGATGTTTCAAATTTAAAAGTACAAAAGGCATTTTTTGATGTTTTTAATAATGGAACAATATATTTAGATATAGATGAAGAGTTAAGAGACAAGGTAAAAGGTTTTATAATTGCCAAAAAGGAAGATGTAGATTACAAAGAAGGTTTAGAAATAGCTGATATTCTATGTAATCCTCTTAGTAGAGCTAGAAGAGGATTAATAGAAGCAAATCCAAAATGTGTGCAATATGGAGAAAAAAATAAAATATTTAAATCTGTAAGAAGTAAAATATACACTCCAACTAGTTTAAATGACATAAGAAATTGGGGTTTTAAAGAAGTTCCAATTGTAGAGCCTGTCGGACCATGGCTTGAAAAAATGAGATAG
- a CDS encoding FAD-dependent oxidoreductase: protein MKISSMFTPIKIGSMTVPNRFVVPPMGNNFANTDGTLSETSKAYYLERALGGFGLITIESSVVDKKAKGGPRKPCLYDDSTIDSFKNVIDACHNAGSKVSIQLQHAGSEGNEKIAGYPLKAASAIPASNGRNTPLAITTEEIYELIESYGDAALRAKKAGVDAVEVHCAHGYLVSSFISPRTNKRVDEFGGCFENRMRLPRLIIENIRKKVGNSIAILCRINSTDDILGGIDVHDSSVIAAYLEDCGVDGLHVSRSIHIHDEYMWAPTVLHAGFSADLVTEIKKSVSIPVITVGRYTEPQFAELMVRQGRCDLVAFGRQSLADPSMPNKAKNGKLDEMIPCIACLQGCVPNMFQGKPIACLANPILGHESELKPAETTKEVLVVGGGVGGMLAAWVCAERGHKVTLVEKSEMLGGQMRLAAYPPGKGDITNLVRSYISKCNQYGVKIYTNTEVTVEFIKEKSPDAVIVATGATPLVLPIPGINESGLIHAVDLLDGKESCGKKVLVVGGGMVGCEVAAFLGEQEHDVTVIELREQVGADVISEHRKFLMDDFESYNIHTVTGAKVAKFYNDGVDYSLADGTEDNLKGFDSVVLAMGSRNYDPLSEEVKKFVNETYVVGDAVKARRALDATKEAFEVALNI, encoded by the coding sequence ATGAAGATTAGTTCTATGTTTACACCTATAAAAATTGGTTCAATGACAGTTCCAAACCGTTTTGTAGTTCCTCCTATGGGAAATAATTTCGCAAACACAGATGGTACTTTAAGTGAAACTTCTAAGGCTTATTATCTTGAACGTGCCTTAGGTGGTTTTGGATTAATAACTATAGAATCTAGTGTTGTGGATAAGAAAGCTAAAGGAGGACCTCGTAAACCTTGTTTGTATGATGATAGCACAATAGATAGTTTTAAAAATGTAATAGATGCCTGTCATAATGCAGGTTCAAAAGTATCTATACAATTACAACATGCTGGTTCTGAGGGAAATGAAAAAATTGCAGGGTATCCTTTAAAAGCTGCTTCTGCAATACCTGCGTCAAATGGACGTAATACACCATTAGCAATAACAACTGAAGAAATATATGAACTTATAGAATCTTATGGAGATGCTGCGTTACGTGCAAAAAAAGCTGGTGTAGATGCTGTTGAAGTTCACTGTGCTCATGGATATTTAGTTAGTAGCTTTATATCACCAAGGACAAATAAACGTGTAGATGAATTTGGTGGATGTTTTGAAAATAGAATGAGATTACCTCGCCTTATAATTGAAAATATACGTAAAAAGGTAGGTAATTCTATAGCAATACTATGTCGTATAAATAGTACAGATGATATTTTAGGTGGAATTGATGTACATGATAGTTCAGTAATCGCAGCTTATTTAGAAGATTGTGGAGTAGATGGACTTCATGTTTCACGTAGTATACATATACATGATGAATATATGTGGGCTCCTACAGTTCTTCATGCTGGATTTAGTGCAGATTTAGTTACAGAAATAAAGAAATCTGTTAGTATACCAGTAATAACTGTTGGTCGCTATACAGAGCCACAATTTGCTGAATTAATGGTTCGTCAAGGTAGATGTGATTTAGTAGCATTTGGTAGACAAAGTTTAGCTGACCCAAGTATGCCTAACAAAGCTAAAAATGGGAAGTTAGATGAAATGATACCATGTATTGCGTGTCTACAAGGTTGTGTGCCAAATATGTTCCAAGGTAAGCCTATAGCTTGTCTTGCAAATCCGATATTAGGTCATGAATCTGAACTTAAACCAGCTGAAACTACAAAAGAAGTTCTTGTTGTTGGTGGTGGTGTTGGAGGTATGCTTGCAGCATGGGTATGTGCTGAGAGAGGGCATAAGGTAACTCTAGTTGAAAAATCTGAAATGCTTGGTGGTCAAATGCGTTTAGCTGCATATCCTCCAGGTAAAGGAGATATTACTAATTTAGTTCGTAGTTATATTTCAAAGTGCAATCAATATGGTGTAAAAATATACACTAATACAGAAGTTACAGTAGAGTTTATAAAAGAAAAATCACCTGATGCAGTTATTGTAGCTACTGGTGCAACTCCACTTGTACTTCCTATACCAGGAATTAATGAATCAGGATTAATACATGCAGTGGATCTTCTTGATGGAAAAGAATCTTGTGGAAAGAAAGTTCTTGTTGTTGGTGGTGGAATGGTTGGTTGTGAAGTGGCAGCCTTCCTTGGTGAACAAGAACATGATGTTACTGTTATTGAATTAAGAGAACAAGTTGGTGCAGATGTAATTTCTGAACATCGTAAATTCCTTATGGATGATTTTGAAAGTTACAATATACATACTGTTACTGGTGCTAAAGTTGCTAAATTCTATAACGATGGAGTTGACTATTCACTTGCAGATGGAACAGAAGATAATTTAAAAGGCTTCGATTCAGTAGTACTTGCTATGGGTTCTCGTAATTATGACCCATTAAGCGAAGAAGTAAAGAAATTTGTGAATGAAACTTATGTTGTTGGGGATGCAGTAAAGGCTCGTAGAGCATTGGATGCAACAAAAGAAGCTTTTGAAGTAGCATTAAATATATAG
- a CDS encoding sugar phosphate isomerase/epimerase, which yields MNNQKNINIPITISSYTLGTEVSFRDRVRIAKEAGFDGIGLRAENYVDAKNAGVTDEEMLSILDEYNMKVTEVEYITQWGTKEDRTEAQQEKEQNVYHMARLFNVKHINCGLLEMVPEEQIITALGELCDRAGELIIGLEFMPYSGVPDLATAWRVVKGCNRENAMLILDTWHWARAKQTVDDLAPVPAEKIVSIQVCDVLETPYEKLRDESLHDRVAPGEGYGNTEEFVKIIKEHNISPEVIGVEVISDSLVAKGLSTTAETVFKATKKVLDKAWPEVSPK from the coding sequence ATGAATAATCAAAAAAATATTAACATTCCAATTACTATTAGTTCTTATACATTAGGCACAGAAGTTTCATTCCGTGATAGAGTGCGTATTGCAAAAGAAGCTGGATTTGATGGCATCGGATTACGTGCTGAAAATTATGTGGATGCAAAAAACGCTGGAGTTACAGACGAAGAAATGCTTTCAATTCTTGATGAATATAATATGAAAGTTACAGAAGTAGAATATATAACTCAATGGGGGACTAAAGAGGATAGAACAGAAGCTCAACAAGAAAAAGAACAAAATGTTTATCATATGGCTCGTTTATTTAATGTTAAACATATAAACTGTGGTCTATTAGAAATGGTACCAGAAGAACAAATTATAACTGCATTAGGAGAATTATGTGATAGAGCAGGAGAACTTATTATAGGACTTGAGTTTATGCCATACAGCGGTGTGCCAGATTTAGCTACTGCTTGGCGTGTTGTAAAAGGATGTAACCGTGAAAATGCAATGCTTATATTAGATACATGGCACTGGGCTAGAGCAAAACAAACAGTAGATGACCTTGCACCTGTTCCAGCAGAAAAGATAGTATCAATTCAAGTTTGTGATGTTTTAGAGACACCTTATGAAAAACTTAGAGATGAATCACTACATGACCGTGTAGCTCCAGGTGAAGGATATGGAAATACAGAAGAATTTGTAAAAATAATCAAAGAACATAATATATCACCAGAAGTTATAGGTGTTGAAGTAATATCTGATTCTTTAGTAGCTAAAGGATTATCAACTACAGCTGAGACTGTATTTAAGGCAACTAAAAAAGTATTAGATAAAGCATGGCCAGAAGTATCTCCAAAATAA
- the aroE gene encoding shikimate dehydrogenase, whose translation MEISGRTGLFALIGTPVGHSKSPLMYNYSFEKLDLDYRYLAFDITVDKVKDALSAIKTFNIKGANVTMPCKTAVTEYMDELSPAARIIGACNTIVNENGKLIGHITDGVGYVRNLKENGVEVKGKKLTIMGAGGAATAIQVQCALDGAREISIFNAKDDFYKRAEQTIENIKKEVPECIVNLYDLADTEKLYEEVSSSDILTNATLIGMKPHDNETNIKDVSVLRKELVVTDVVYNPNKTKMIEDAEANGCKAIGGLGMLLYQGAEAFNLYTGLEMPVEEIKELYFK comes from the coding sequence ATGGAAATTTCAGGAAGAACAGGGTTATTCGCATTAATAGGTACACCAGTGGGGCATTCTAAATCACCACTAATGTATAATTATAGTTTTGAAAAATTAGATTTAGATTATAGATACTTAGCTTTTGATATTACTGTGGACAAGGTAAAAGATGCACTTTCAGCTATAAAAACGTTCAACATAAAAGGAGCAAATGTAACAATGCCATGTAAAACTGCTGTTACAGAATATATGGATGAACTTTCTCCAGCTGCTCGTATAATTGGAGCATGTAATACAATTGTAAATGAAAATGGAAAGTTAATTGGACATATAACAGATGGTGTTGGTTATGTTCGTAATTTAAAAGAAAATGGAGTTGAAGTAAAGGGTAAAAAACTTACGATTATGGGTGCTGGTGGTGCGGCAACTGCTATACAAGTACAATGTGCATTAGATGGAGCAAGAGAAATATCTATTTTCAATGCTAAGGATGATTTTTATAAAAGAGCGGAACAAACAATTGAAAATATAAAGAAAGAAGTACCAGAATGTATTGTTAATTTATATGATTTAGCAGATACAGAAAAACTTTATGAAGAAGTATCATCAAGTGATATTTTGACAAATGCAACGCTTATTGGGATGAAACCTCATGATAATGAAACTAATATAAAAGATGTTAGTGTATTAAGAAAAGAGTTAGTTGTAACAGATGTTGTTTATAATCCAAATAAAACAAAAATGATTGAGGATGCTGAAGCTAATGGTTGTAAAGCTATTGGTGGATTAGGAATGTTATTATATCAAGGAGCTGAGGCTTTTAATCTATACACTGGATTGGAAATGCCTGTAGAAGAAATTAAAGAATTATACTTTAAATAG
- a CDS encoding cell wall-binding repeat-containing protein — protein MKKSLKKYLVLAMTLVLVFACGVPESSAASKHVIIVNSRKNTLGYFVNSKLVKEFKVATGKKGSETPTGKTKVVNKIKNRPYYKGNIPGGSPKNPLGDRWMGLALKGTYGDTYGIHGNNNESSIGKHISGGCIRMHNKEVRWLFDQVPVGSDVIIDYSNDSYTKIAAKYKINLNQTGWKTENGKKYYVKSDGTYQKNSWLKVNGKMYYFDASGVMQTGWKTINNKKYYLGTDGVRVSGWKVIDGKTYYFNSDGVMQTGWQEKDGKKYYLGNDGLSVVGWQEIDGNKYYFDKTGVMQTGWQQLEGKSYYLDKEGKMLTGTQKIDGKDYTFNEDGTINPTWNTVIGANRFDTAKKISEVGNWGADSSDTVVLVNGNAIADGITATPLASSYNATILLTNTDKLPTETVAEMNLLAPKTVILIGGENAISSKLEQEIKSTFNAETKRISGQDRYQTAVRIANELGNREEIKTAYMVSGNGEADALSVASKAGEEKQPIILVKKDGITEESYIWLTERKLENAYFIGGPNAINDSTIAKMNEITTEDVSGNRIYGNDRLDTNAKVIEKFYGDTDLQSVLVSKSDALVDALSAGPLAAKLHSPIVLMDNSGLSAEQNRVFANKKVETPYQIGGGVSYIGMDKLIDILRK, from the coding sequence GTGAAAAAAAGTCTAAAAAAGTATTTAGTACTAGCAATGACTTTAGTTTTAGTATTTGCATGTGGTGTACCAGAATCAAGTGCAGCCAGTAAACATGTAATTATAGTAAACTCAAGAAAAAATACTCTGGGATATTTTGTAAATAGCAAGCTTGTAAAAGAATTTAAAGTTGCAACAGGGAAAAAAGGTTCAGAGACACCAACAGGGAAAACAAAGGTAGTTAACAAGATAAAAAATAGACCATATTATAAAGGAAATATACCTGGAGGAAGCCCAAAAAATCCATTAGGAGATAGATGGATGGGATTAGCACTAAAAGGAACTTATGGAGATACATATGGGATACATGGAAATAATAATGAAAGTTCTATAGGAAAACACATTTCTGGTGGATGTATAAGAATGCACAATAAAGAGGTTAGATGGTTATTTGACCAAGTTCCAGTAGGTTCAGATGTAATTATAGATTATAGTAATGACAGTTATACTAAAATAGCAGCAAAATATAAGATAAATTTAAACCAAACAGGATGGAAAACAGAAAATGGTAAGAAGTATTATGTAAAATCTGATGGAACATACCAAAAAAATAGTTGGTTAAAAGTAAATGGAAAAATGTATTATTTTGATGCTTCAGGAGTAATGCAAACAGGATGGAAGACAATTAATAATAAAAAATATTACTTAGGAACTGATGGAGTAAGAGTATCTGGATGGAAGGTAATAGATGGAAAAACTTATTACTTTAATTCAGATGGAGTAATGCAAACAGGATGGCAAGAAAAAGATGGCAAGAAATACTATCTAGGAAATGATGGCTTATCAGTAGTAGGATGGCAAGAAATAGATGGTAATAAGTATTACTTTGATAAAACAGGAGTAATGCAAACAGGATGGCAGCAATTAGAAGGTAAATCTTACTATTTAGACAAAGAAGGTAAAATGCTAACAGGAACTCAAAAAATAGATGGAAAAGATTATACTTTCAATGAAGATGGAACAATAAACCCTACATGGAACACAGTTATAGGAGCAAATAGATTTGATACAGCTAAAAAAATAAGTGAAGTTGGAAATTGGGGTGCTGATAGTTCAGATACTGTTGTATTAGTAAATGGAAATGCAATAGCAGATGGAATAACAGCAACACCTTTGGCAAGTAGTTACAATGCAACAATATTACTTACTAATACAGATAAATTACCAACTGAAACTGTTGCAGAAATGAATTTATTAGCACCTAAAACAGTAATTTTAATAGGTGGAGAAAATGCAATAAGTTCTAAATTAGAGCAAGAAATAAAGAGTACTTTTAATGCAGAGACAAAGAGAATATCAGGTCAAGATAGATATCAAACTGCTGTAAGAATAGCTAATGAACTTGGAAACAGAGAAGAAATAAAGACAGCTTATATGGTTTCTGGAAATGGAGAGGCAGATGCTCTATCTGTAGCTTCTAAAGCTGGAGAAGAAAAACAACCTATAATACTAGTTAAGAAAGATGGAATTACAGAAGAATCTTATATTTGGCTAACAGAAAGAAAATTAGAAAATGCATATTTTATAGGTGGACCAAATGCAATTAATGATTCAACAATAGCTAAGATGAATGAAATAACTACTGAAGATGTTTCAGGAAATAGAATATATGGAAATGACAGATTAGATACTAATGCTAAAGTTATAGAAAAATTCTATGGCGATACTGATTTACAATCTGTGTTAGTTAGCAAATCAGATGCTTTAGTAGATGCTTTATCAGCTGGACCATTAGCTGCAAAATTACACTCACCAATAGTTTTAATGGATAATTCAGGATTATCAGCAGAACAAAATAGAGTATTTGCAAATAAAAAAGTTGAAACTCCTTATCAAATTGGAGGAGGAGTATCTTATATAGGTATGGATAAATTAATAGATATTCTTAGAAAATAA
- a CDS encoding LysR family transcriptional regulator: MNLYHLRYFVTLAHLEHYTKAAENLSITQPSLSHAISLLESELGVSLFEKEGRNIVLTKYGKIFLRDVEKSLEILDSSVKSLKITGTGEGQIDLAFLRTLGTDFIPDMVHRFLKSNPDKSIDFKFHTGVTTDIIQGLKERKYDIAFCSKLEKEKGIEFIPVSKQDLVLIVPYSHPLATKDTIDLKETIPYPQIVFNQRSGLRYIIDDMFKKINQQPNIVHEVEEDQVVAGLVAKNFGIAVVPNMPMLKFTKVKVIQIVYPSWERNFYLAVIKDRYLPPAIKNFKNFVIKNAQL; this comes from the coding sequence TTGAACTTATATCACTTACGCTATTTTGTTACATTGGCACATTTAGAGCACTATACAAAAGCAGCAGAAAATTTATCTATAACACAACCAAGTTTGAGTCATGCTATTTCTTTGTTAGAAAGTGAACTTGGAGTGTCTCTATTTGAAAAGGAAGGTAGAAATATAGTTTTAACTAAATATGGTAAAATATTTTTAAGAGACGTGGAAAAATCATTAGAAATCTTAGACTCAAGTGTAAAGTCACTAAAGATAACGGGTACTGGTGAAGGTCAAATTGACTTAGCTTTCCTTAGAACACTTGGTACAGACTTTATACCTGATATGGTTCATAGATTCTTAAAATCTAATCCTGATAAATCAATTGACTTTAAATTTCATACAGGTGTAACTACTGATATTATCCAAGGTCTTAAGGAAAGAAAATACGATATTGCTTTTTGCTCAAAACTTGAAAAAGAGAAGGGAATTGAATTTATACCTGTATCCAAACAAGATTTAGTATTAATTGTACCATATAGCCACCCACTGGCTACAAAAGATACTATAGATTTAAAAGAGACAATACCTTATCCTCAAATAGTATTTAATCAAAGAAGTGGACTTAGATATATAATTGATGACATGTTTAAAAAAATAAATCAACAACCTAACATAGTTCATGAGGTAGAAGAAGACCAGGTAGTTGCTGGATTAGTTGCAAAAAATTTCGGTATAGCTGTAGTACCAAATATGCCTATGCTTAAGTTTACAAAAGTAAAAGTAATTCAAATTGTTTACCCAAGTTGGGAAAGAAATTTTTACTTAGCAGTTATAAAGGATAGATATTTGCCTCCTGCAATTAAAAATTTCAAAAACTTTGTCATTAAAAATGCTCAATTATAA